One Paenibacillus sp. FSL H7-0737 DNA segment encodes these proteins:
- a CDS encoding nucleotidyltransferase-like protein, producing MELSNVTLLSGETFEENVLGAVALRQKGSTPFQSALLHDFDMVVLVLHEEQDLEHIVRHTIAGDTRTQSVHIGLSALERAVMAGDNNELLTSLMIGEVIWDPKGILGDMRREILQFEGPLKERVEFMEFARFLHLYVKSKRYIEAGYIMDAYNCVLMALYHWARIEVSESGSFPEPAVWEQVKSMNTSVHKLYEELTISTETLEQRVELVLLACEFGIMSKMTDCCALLFNILNSRKEAWSIKELLQHSGLCQLEAELPLVLRKLVSRSLIREITLWADGHGGEGHAIRYTL from the coding sequence ATGGAATTATCCAATGTAACTTTGTTGAGTGGAGAAACGTTTGAAGAAAATGTTTTAGGAGCTGTCGCTTTGCGGCAGAAAGGGAGTACTCCTTTTCAAAGCGCGCTACTTCACGATTTTGATATGGTTGTGTTAGTTTTACATGAGGAACAGGATTTAGAACATATTGTTCGCCACACCATTGCCGGTGACACACGGACCCAGTCAGTCCATATTGGCCTTTCCGCTTTGGAGCGGGCTGTCATGGCGGGAGATAATAACGAGCTCCTTACTAGTTTGATGATTGGGGAAGTGATCTGGGATCCCAAAGGAATACTAGGGGATATGCGCCGGGAGATTTTACAATTTGAAGGGCCTCTTAAGGAACGAGTTGAGTTCATGGAGTTTGCGCGATTCTTGCATTTGTATGTGAAATCTAAACGATATATAGAAGCTGGCTACATTATGGATGCGTATAACTGTGTATTGATGGCTCTATATCATTGGGCAAGAATAGAAGTGAGTGAGTCTGGTTCATTTCCAGAGCCGGCTGTTTGGGAGCAGGTTAAAAGTATGAACACTTCGGTCCATAAACTATATGAGGAACTAACCATCAGCACGGAGACCTTAGAGCAAAGAGTAGAGCTTGTTCTTCTAGCCTGTGAATTTGGGATCATGTCCAAAATGACGGATTGTTGTGCATTGCTTTTCAATATTCTGAATAGTCGTAAGGAAGCATGGAGTATAAAAGAATTACTACAGCATTCTGGCCTGTGTCAATTAGAGGCTGAGTTGCCCCTAGTTTTACGAAAGCTTGTTTCTCGTTCGCTAATCCGTGAGATTACTTTATGGGCTGACGGTCATGGGGGAGAGGGGCATGCGATCCGATATACCTTATAA
- a CDS encoding AraC family transcriptional regulator produces the protein MDRVLYIVNAAHEVNTYIPPHQHECYELVYYLNGLGTTNVGSRSYHFRSSSFALIPPNHKHDENHREDATILFVGFHSNHPNMENLQGVYEDDKDHTVLQILLRMKAEFTRKQDGFSELLNLQMSEITVHLIRLLSASGFQSPTEDRVQYVLNYMNEHYRHKLSVATLSEMSGYSYDRFRHLFKERFGSSPLRYLLLKRLDYAKSLLQHTQMHISEVSAAAGFVNDAQFCNMFKREIGLTPRAFRLSSQ, from the coding sequence ATGGATCGTGTTCTATATATTGTAAATGCAGCACATGAGGTTAATACCTATATTCCACCACACCAGCATGAATGTTATGAACTAGTCTATTATTTAAACGGCTTAGGAACTACCAATGTAGGTTCGCGAAGTTATCATTTTCGTTCTTCTTCATTCGCGCTGATACCACCCAATCATAAACATGATGAGAATCATCGCGAGGATGCTACTATACTATTTGTAGGCTTCCATTCAAATCACCCAAATATGGAGAATTTGCAAGGCGTATATGAAGATGATAAAGACCATACTGTTCTACAGATCTTGCTTCGAATGAAAGCAGAGTTTACGCGCAAACAAGATGGATTCTCTGAACTATTGAACCTGCAAATGAGCGAAATCACTGTTCATCTGATACGGCTTCTTAGTGCCTCTGGGTTTCAATCACCAACGGAAGACAGAGTCCAATATGTTCTAAACTATATGAATGAGCATTACCGCCATAAGCTATCGGTCGCAACACTTTCAGAGATGTCTGGATACAGCTATGATCGTTTCCGCCATTTATTTAAAGAACGATTCGGTTCTTCACCTCTGCGCTATCTACTATTGAAACGTCTGGATTATGCAAAGTCTCTCTTGCAACATACCCAAATGCATATCTCTGAAGTATCAGCTGCTGCTGGGTTTGTGAATGACGCCCAATTCTGCAATATGTTTAAACGTGAAATTGGTCTCACCCCACGAGCATTCCGACTAAGCAGTCAATAA
- a CDS encoding DUF2614 family zinc ribbon-containing protein yields MKFKTAKINAFRTWGLLLTMLGMGLMVLGTAGIVFWGSTGKVFAGIGLVIGLISMMASLAIYFWAGMLSTSAVQLECPECHKLTKMLGKTDRCMFCHTILTMDPAEATITADQLEHQQLNH; encoded by the coding sequence ATGAAGTTTAAAACGGCTAAGATCAACGCTTTTCGCACATGGGGATTACTGCTCACAATGCTCGGAATGGGACTTATGGTTTTGGGTACAGCAGGCATCGTATTCTGGGGATCGACTGGGAAAGTATTCGCTGGAATCGGACTTGTAATCGGTTTAATTTCCATGATGGCAAGTCTTGCGATCTATTTCTGGGCTGGCATGCTCTCAACGAGTGCAGTTCAGCTAGAGTGCCCTGAGTGTCACAAGCTGACCAAGATGCTCGGTAAAACAGACCGCTGTATGTTCTGCCACACTATTCTTACTATGGATCCGGCCGAGGCCACTATTACTGCAGATCAGCTTGAGCATCAGCAACTAAACCACTAA
- a CDS encoding GNAT family N-acetyltransferase, giving the protein MNTIIKLNLQDDSTVNELWSLQHKAYRLEAELIGFREIPPLMETREMLSHSKEDFYGCFDEDEELMGAIAIEEESPGKLTITRMMVGPDFFRRGIASNLLEYVFEHFSGMEQYIVSTGKLNLPAVSLYSKHGFVPMGSQEVAPGVELIDFYRSGSL; this is encoded by the coding sequence ATGAATACAATTATTAAGCTAAACCTCCAGGATGATAGTACCGTTAATGAACTATGGAGCCTCCAGCATAAGGCCTACCGGCTAGAAGCGGAGTTAATAGGGTTTCGTGAGATCCCGCCGCTTATGGAGACGAGAGAGATGCTCAGCCACTCTAAAGAGGATTTTTACGGCTGCTTTGATGAAGATGAAGAACTGATGGGTGCTATTGCTATAGAAGAAGAATCCCCGGGCAAACTCACGATTACGCGGATGATGGTGGGACCGGACTTTTTCCGCAGAGGTATTGCAAGCAATCTCTTGGAATATGTATTTGAACATTTTTCAGGGATGGAGCAATACATCGTATCTACGGGGAAGCTAAACCTGCCTGCCGTTTCTTTGTACAGCAAGCATGGTTTTGTACCGATGGGATCGCAGGAAGTTGCTCCCGGTGTGGAATTGATTGATTTTTATCGGAGTGGTTCACTTTGA
- a CDS encoding Fur family transcriptional regulator, translating into MGSGVQHALEQLKTTGVRITPQRHAILTYLMEAMNHPTADDIYRALEPKFPSMSVATVYNNLKMFMEAGMVRELTYGDSSSRFDANVSDHYHVICQKCGKIEDFSYPSLRDVELHAEQATGFKITGLRMELHGFCKSCREKQH; encoded by the coding sequence ATGGGGAGTGGCGTACAACATGCATTGGAACAATTAAAAACAACAGGTGTCCGTATAACGCCCCAGCGTCATGCGATTCTTACGTATTTGATGGAAGCAATGAATCATCCTACAGCTGACGATATATATCGGGCATTAGAGCCTAAATTTCCGAGCATGAGCGTGGCAACCGTATATAATAATCTCAAGATGTTTATGGAAGCTGGCATGGTTCGTGAGTTGACCTATGGGGATAGCTCCAGCCGTTTTGATGCCAATGTGTCTGATCATTATCATGTTATATGTCAGAAATGCGGTAAGATTGAGGATTTCAGTTATCCTTCGCTTAGGGATGTAGAGCTGCATGCTGAGCAAGCTACAGGCTTTAAGATTACAGGATTGCGTATGGAGCTGCATGGATTTTGCAAAAGTTGTAGAGAGAAGCAGCATTAA
- a CDS encoding DUF4097 family beta strand repeat-containing protein, translating into MTNDSAILSAQEEQRGSADLETTESEIQKKIIPPRPKRRRRKRKFIAGLLAALIPGTGHLYFGLLRKGITFIFLILLDISALIYFSSIGMQINVPLLILLALIIPAIYFYNVYDVLQSADKILRYPEDQELDDSVAKITSPPKRRSIVSEPGVSFGFLLLLGGALLILFRQKPAWLQFFIEHYSEVAVSAVLLCGGIYVGAREIVRGIVSRKKNESHNRRVGRYTASVLLIAMAIPLFLDWRDGSDYMLLLLKWWPVIPVLWGIEFLFMYFFSGRSGSVQKGTRIRLDLRGLLSAILLAASVFIVAEQEHYLYLWKNVSLNLTAAAVDYGEAKGSKFQKAPLIVPVKLNTAKISVDGINGDILLHRAPVDNIQITTTVWVDQLEGPMAEAISEQSFVDVVEGPTIKITSNSKAYGESGKRQPRMDLDISLPEDRRFNLDVRTMNGGITLQNIEAIEDISLETGNGELILHRIFGNVKGKTLNGAVRARSVQGSVDLSTSGGNMNAWNVTGALKLSTAVGNIGATGNEAEIDISSKNGNLEIDGARSKLHAESLNGIIDVRSHEVGGDWDIYSAVGDIQLHLPQLGNYKLNGSSGYGDIISDLPTLTIDKKKISGEVGTGEFKIQVEGNSNLNVRGY; encoded by the coding sequence ATGACAAATGATTCTGCAATACTCTCAGCGCAGGAAGAGCAGCGGGGTTCAGCCGATCTTGAGACTACGGAGAGTGAGATTCAGAAGAAGATAATCCCTCCACGTCCAAAACGGCGCCGCCGCAAACGCAAATTTATCGCTGGACTATTGGCAGCTCTCATCCCAGGAACTGGGCACTTATACTTTGGGCTTCTCCGCAAAGGAATTACCTTTATCTTCTTGATACTATTGGATATCTCAGCTTTAATTTATTTCTCATCCATTGGAATGCAGATTAATGTTCCGTTGCTTATTTTACTTGCACTAATTATTCCGGCGATATATTTCTATAATGTGTATGATGTACTGCAATCAGCAGACAAGATTCTCCGTTACCCTGAAGATCAAGAGCTTGATGATTCTGTGGCAAAAATAACTTCACCTCCTAAGCGTCGTAGTATCGTCAGTGAACCTGGTGTATCCTTTGGATTTCTACTTCTTTTAGGGGGAGCGCTTCTCATTCTGTTTCGCCAAAAGCCAGCATGGCTGCAATTTTTTATTGAGCATTACTCCGAAGTGGCCGTGTCTGCAGTTTTATTATGTGGTGGTATATATGTAGGAGCGAGAGAAATTGTCAGAGGAATCGTTTCGCGCAAGAAAAATGAGTCTCATAACCGGCGTGTAGGAAGATATACGGCATCGGTCTTGCTTATTGCTATGGCCATCCCGTTGTTTCTGGATTGGAGAGACGGGTCGGATTATATGCTTTTACTCTTGAAGTGGTGGCCGGTCATCCCAGTGTTATGGGGGATTGAGTTCCTGTTCATGTATTTCTTCTCTGGTCGTTCAGGCTCTGTACAAAAGGGAACAAGAATCAGATTGGATTTACGCGGCCTTTTATCTGCTATATTGCTTGCTGCGAGTGTGTTTATCGTTGCCGAACAAGAACATTACTTATATCTGTGGAAAAATGTGAGTCTCAATCTTACTGCAGCTGCAGTCGACTATGGCGAGGCGAAGGGAAGTAAATTTCAGAAGGCTCCGCTTATTGTTCCAGTGAAGTTAAATACAGCCAAAATATCCGTTGATGGTATTAATGGGGATATTTTATTGCATCGGGCTCCCGTAGATAATATTCAAATTACTACTACAGTTTGGGTAGATCAATTGGAAGGTCCGATGGCTGAGGCCATTTCGGAACAGTCCTTTGTGGATGTTGTTGAAGGACCAACTATAAAAATCACTTCAAACAGCAAGGCGTACGGAGAATCAGGTAAGCGTCAGCCGCGGATGGATTTGGACATTTCTTTGCCGGAAGACCGCCGGTTTAATCTCGATGTTCGCACTATGAATGGTGGGATCACCCTGCAGAACATAGAAGCGATCGAAGATATTTCGCTGGAAACGGGGAATGGAGAACTTATTCTTCATCGTATCTTTGGTAATGTGAAAGGGAAAACACTGAATGGAGCTGTGCGTGCGAGATCCGTCCAGGGCAGCGTTGATTTATCAACGAGCGGTGGCAATATGAATGCTTGGAATGTCACAGGAGCCTTGAAATTATCAACGGCAGTTGGCAATATCGGTGCAACCGGGAATGAAGCCGAGATCGATATTTCTAGCAAAAATGGTAATTTAGAGATTGATGGAGCCAGATCGAAGCTGCATGCAGAATCCTTGAATGGCATCATTGATGTTCGTTCACATGAAGTCGGAGGAGACTGGGACATTTATAGTGCAGTTGGCGATATTCAATTGCATTTGCCGCAGTTAGGGAACTATAAGTTGAATGGCTCAAGTGGATATGGCGATATTATTTCAGATTTACCTACCTTAACCATTGATAAAAAGAAGATATCTGGTGAAGTGGGCACAGGTGAGTTCAAGATTCAGGTTGAGGGAAACAGCAACTTAAATGTGAGAGGTTATTGA
- a CDS encoding ABC transporter ATP-binding protein produces the protein MNKALLEMRGITKVYPNGVVANKDVHFSLREGEIHAIAGENGAGKSTLMKIMFGMEEPSEGEIFIKGEKVKLQSAQDAIDRGIGMVHQHFMLVPSFTVAENMVLGMEPRKGVGINYAEAVRMTEETAKKYNLAVDPKAKVEDLTVGMKQKVEILKALLRGAKILVLDEPTAVLTPQETEELFRELKQLREQGHTIVFISHKLKEVKAICDRITIMRSGRSEGVFQTKDVTEQEISRLMVGRDVVLKYDKEILSIGEPVLTVQGLGVNDAHGKALLTDINFAVRGGQIIGIAGVEGNGQTQLIEALTGSLRGVSSQGSVLVKGKDIRESDILDIRKLGVSYIPEDRMHQGIASDASIADNLLSTQYRTKAMNKGPFLNGSRIAKLAVSLVEEFKVRCSGPSQPIGMLSGGNMQKVVVARECSTEPQLLIAEQPTRGVDIGAAQFIHQKLLELRSDDCAILLVSADLNEILEISDSLLVMYEGKIVAFFEEPSKVSEEELGLYMLGIHRQDEEQIRRAVNHV, from the coding sequence ATGAACAAAGCTCTGCTGGAAATGCGGGGAATTACCAAGGTGTATCCCAATGGTGTCGTTGCAAATAAAGACGTGCATTTTTCTTTACGTGAGGGAGAAATTCATGCGATTGCAGGCGAGAACGGCGCTGGTAAATCAACTTTAATGAAGATCATGTTCGGCATGGAAGAGCCTAGTGAAGGTGAAATCTTTATCAAGGGTGAAAAAGTGAAGCTGCAATCTGCTCAGGATGCCATTGATAGAGGGATTGGTATGGTTCACCAGCATTTTATGCTGGTCCCTTCTTTTACGGTAGCAGAGAACATGGTGCTGGGCATGGAACCTCGTAAGGGCGTTGGCATCAATTATGCAGAAGCTGTACGCATGACCGAAGAGACTGCGAAAAAATACAATCTGGCAGTGGATCCAAAAGCAAAAGTGGAGGATCTCACGGTTGGTATGAAGCAAAAGGTTGAAATTCTGAAGGCGCTGCTGCGTGGTGCAAAAATCCTCGTTCTGGATGAGCCGACCGCAGTGTTGACCCCACAGGAAACAGAGGAATTGTTCCGGGAGCTTAAGCAATTAAGAGAGCAGGGTCATACGATTGTTTTTATTTCACACAAGTTGAAAGAAGTTAAAGCGATCTGTGACAGAATTACGATCATGCGTAGTGGACGTAGTGAAGGTGTCTTCCAAACGAAGGATGTCACGGAGCAAGAAATCTCACGCCTTATGGTGGGCAGAGACGTCGTGTTGAAATATGACAAGGAGATTCTGTCTATTGGGGAGCCAGTACTCACTGTGCAGGGCTTAGGTGTAAATGATGCACACGGCAAAGCGTTGCTAACAGATATCAACTTTGCAGTACGCGGGGGACAAATTATCGGGATTGCTGGTGTAGAAGGGAATGGGCAGACACAGCTCATTGAGGCTCTTACGGGTAGCCTAAGAGGGGTCTCAAGCCAAGGCTCTGTGCTAGTGAAGGGAAAAGATATTCGTGAATCGGATATTTTAGATATTCGTAAGCTAGGCGTTTCCTATATCCCAGAGGATAGGATGCATCAAGGGATAGCCAGTGATGCGAGCATAGCGGATAATCTGCTGTCCACTCAGTATCGTACAAAAGCTATGAATAAAGGTCCCTTTTTAAATGGATCACGAATTGCCAAGCTTGCAGTATCACTTGTAGAAGAATTTAAAGTCCGCTGTTCGGGACCTTCTCAGCCAATAGGTATGTTATCAGGTGGTAACATGCAGAAGGTTGTCGTAGCTAGAGAGTGTTCTACAGAACCGCAACTGCTTATTGCAGAGCAGCCGACACGGGGCGTGGATATAGGCGCGGCGCAGTTCATACATCAAAAGCTGTTGGAGCTGCGCTCAGACGATTGCGCTATTTTGCTAGTGTCAGCAGACTTAAATGAGATCTTGGAGATCAGCGATAGTCTACTAGTGATGTATGAAGGAAAGATTGTTGCCTTTTTCGAGGAGCCTTCCAAGGTTAGTGAAGAAGAATTAGGGCTTTATATGCTAGGGATTCATCGACAGGACGAGGAGCAAATCAGGAGGGCCGTAAATCATGTTTAA
- a CDS encoding glycosyl hydrolase family 18 protein: MDRRLGQRRVKKRGGFFRRLFGLLIIVAAAYWVVFYVLPNRQHIDVDWKAQAHPIFVKGEHTGYSASGTGDSMLLPLPLLQEYVDPSIRYEEKTKSVILSTDSELLYMQEDKTDASLNNRPLQLRLAPEVKEKVTYLPADVLEDLYGFEIQEDTNTGAILLMTAGESVSLGKVKGEKGDKAVALRNEASIHAPIVADMSPGAVVNIWNEENKDWLFVQLSSGYAGYAKASDIVRDGQKTVEPKKSTPTRAERNWKGKSVNLYWEAVYQRKPNPETFGELPGVNVASPTWFSIIDGDGNVRSQADSAYVQWAHGRGLEVWGLLSNSFDPDMTTEALSSYEKRMNAIVQILEYSDLYNLDGINIDFENVYTKDGENVTQFMRELKPMAQAKNLIVSIDVTPKSNSEMWSAFLDRKALGTLVDYLIVMAYDEHWAASPIAGSVASLPWVENSISRIIEEDNVPPEKVILGIPLYTRIWTEAQVDGKTKVSSKSVSMNAVEKIIKEKKLTPTFDKAAGQNYVEYKEDGALKKIWIEDKVSLKSRVELAKSMGLGGIGSWNRSFSNPSAWEALQEIHK, from the coding sequence TTGGACAGAAGACTGGGACAGAGGCGCGTCAAAAAGCGCGGAGGTTTTTTTAGGCGGTTATTTGGACTTTTAATCATTGTAGCAGCAGCATATTGGGTAGTGTTTTATGTATTGCCAAATCGTCAGCACATAGATGTAGATTGGAAAGCTCAAGCGCATCCCATCTTTGTAAAAGGAGAGCATACAGGTTATTCTGCCTCGGGGACTGGGGATAGCATGCTATTACCATTACCATTGTTGCAAGAGTATGTGGATCCTTCCATTCGTTATGAAGAGAAGACGAAATCGGTCATCTTATCAACGGATAGTGAGCTTCTTTACATGCAGGAGGATAAGACTGATGCTAGTCTGAACAATCGTCCGCTGCAACTGCGGTTAGCACCTGAAGTAAAGGAGAAAGTGACCTACCTTCCTGCGGATGTATTAGAAGATCTATATGGGTTTGAAATACAGGAGGATACAAATACCGGAGCAATACTACTAATGACGGCAGGAGAGTCTGTCTCGCTAGGAAAAGTTAAAGGTGAAAAAGGCGACAAGGCTGTAGCTCTACGAAATGAGGCATCCATCCACGCACCTATAGTTGCGGATATGTCTCCTGGGGCAGTCGTGAATATTTGGAATGAAGAAAATAAGGACTGGCTGTTTGTACAATTAAGCAGCGGTTATGCAGGTTATGCCAAGGCAAGTGACATTGTTCGGGATGGTCAAAAGACAGTGGAACCGAAAAAATCCACGCCAACACGCGCTGAACGTAACTGGAAAGGGAAGTCAGTGAATTTGTATTGGGAGGCTGTTTACCAACGCAAACCTAACCCAGAAACCTTCGGTGAGCTACCAGGCGTTAACGTGGCTAGCCCAACCTGGTTTAGTATTATAGATGGCGATGGCAATGTGCGCAGTCAGGCCGACAGTGCGTATGTGCAGTGGGCGCATGGGCGCGGGTTAGAGGTATGGGGGTTGCTTAGCAATAGCTTCGATCCAGACATGACTACTGAGGCATTGTCCAGCTATGAGAAACGGATGAATGCAATCGTACAAATCTTAGAATATTCGGATTTATACAATTTGGATGGAATTAATATCGATTTTGAGAATGTGTATACGAAAGACGGAGAGAATGTCACTCAATTTATGAGAGAGCTAAAACCGATGGCTCAGGCTAAGAATCTAATCGTCTCCATAGACGTGACACCTAAATCTAATAGCGAGATGTGGTCAGCATTTCTTGATCGTAAGGCTCTTGGGACATTAGTCGATTATCTAATCGTGATGGCTTATGATGAACATTGGGCAGCTAGCCCTATCGCGGGCTCTGTTGCCTCCTTACCTTGGGTAGAGAATTCAATAAGCCGGATCATAGAGGAAGACAATGTACCGCCTGAGAAGGTGATTTTGGGGATCCCATTGTACACCCGCATCTGGACTGAGGCTCAAGTAGATGGCAAGACAAAGGTAAGCTCCAAATCCGTAAGTATGAATGCCGTTGAAAAAATTATCAAAGAGAAGAAGCTAACTCCTACATTTGATAAGGCTGCTGGGCAGAATTACGTAGAGTACAAGGAAGATGGAGCTCTTAAGAAAATATGGATAGAAGATAAGGTGAGCTTAAAATCAAGAGTTGAGCTTGCTAAGTCCATGGGGCTTGGAGGCATCGGATCATGGAATCGCAGTTTTAGCAATCCATCAGCATGGGAAGCATTACAAGAGATTCATAAGTAA
- a CDS encoding BMP family ABC transporter substrate-binding protein: protein MKKKVLSLLLLVVMVMVTACGNNTSSNGSSANAGSNAAEGGETGSGDKLKVVLLIPGTLGDKSFFDSANSGLQKVKDELGAETKVVEMGVDKTKWEPTFNDIAAEDWDVIISGGSEITEMFNATAELYPDKKFINYDTDIDEAPENMYNMSYATNEVSFLAGAVAALATQSDMENANPENVIGFVGGMDIPGINAFLVGYIQGAQYVDPDVKVAVSYAGDFVNPAKGKELSLIQYNSGVDVIFNVAGGTGLGIFDAAKEKKKYAIGVDSDQAMLLNDTDSEKANLIVTSSIKKIDSAILGAVKRLQDGTLEMGKRDVLSFVDDGVGIAENEIYKNIFPADLQAKVEEVKQNLINKEITVDNAMGMETSEVEAIRNAVKP from the coding sequence ATGAAAAAGAAAGTTCTTTCTTTGTTGTTACTAGTAGTAATGGTAATGGTCACAGCCTGTGGAAATAATACGTCGAGTAATGGATCTTCCGCGAATGCAGGATCTAACGCAGCTGAAGGTGGAGAAACAGGTTCAGGGGATAAACTCAAAGTAGTACTTCTGATTCCAGGAACGCTTGGAGATAAATCTTTCTTTGACTCTGCGAATAGCGGTTTGCAAAAGGTTAAGGATGAACTGGGTGCAGAAACAAAAGTTGTAGAAATGGGTGTCGATAAAACGAAATGGGAGCCTACGTTTAACGATATCGCCGCTGAGGACTGGGATGTTATTATTTCTGGCGGATCAGAAATTACAGAGATGTTTAATGCAACGGCTGAATTATATCCTGACAAAAAGTTCATTAACTATGATACCGATATAGATGAAGCACCAGAGAATATGTACAACATGTCTTATGCAACAAATGAAGTATCTTTTCTAGCAGGTGCTGTAGCGGCGCTAGCTACACAATCGGATATGGAAAATGCTAATCCTGAGAATGTGATCGGTTTTGTAGGCGGCATGGATATTCCAGGAATTAACGCTTTCTTGGTAGGCTACATTCAGGGCGCTCAATATGTTGATCCTGATGTGAAGGTCGCTGTATCATATGCTGGCGATTTCGTTAACCCGGCTAAGGGCAAGGAGCTTTCGCTGATTCAATATAACTCCGGTGTGGATGTTATTTTTAACGTGGCTGGGGGTACAGGTCTTGGGATCTTTGACGCAGCTAAGGAGAAGAAGAAATATGCTATCGGCGTAGACTCCGATCAGGCGATGTTGCTTAACGATACAGATAGCGAAAAAGCAAACTTGATCGTTACTTCTTCTATTAAAAAGATTGATAGTGCTATTCTGGGTGCCGTGAAGAGATTACAAGACGGTACACTTGAGATGGGTAAACGTGATGTGTTGAGCTTTGTAGATGATGGTGTAGGCATTGCAGAGAATGAGATCTATAAAAATATCTTCCCTGCCGATCTTCAGGCTAAAGTTGAAGAAGTGAAGCAAAATCTGATCAATAAAGAAATTACAGTAGATAACGCGATGGGAATGGAAACCTCTGAAGTAGAAGCCATTCGTAACGCAGTTAAGCCTTAA
- the gatB gene encoding Asp-tRNA(Asn)/Glu-tRNA(Gln) amidotransferase subunit GatB produces MGLLMSKYETVIGLEVHVELHTNSKIFCGCSTEFGAPPNTHTCPVCLGHPGVLPVLNKQAVDYAMKAAMALNCTIGDVSKFDRKNYFYPDSPKAYQISQFDQPIGLNGWIDIEVNGETKRIGITRLHLEEDAGKLTHVDGGFASLVDFNRVGTPLIEIVSEPDLRSPEEARAYLEKIRAIMQYCDVSDVKMEEGSMRCDANISLRPEGQEEFGIRAELKNMNSFRGVLRGLEYEQYRQAEILDDGGVVVQETRRWDEAQGKTLSMRGKEEAHDYRYFPDPDLIVLHIDDAWKESIRSTIPELPDARQARYSEELGLTAYDAGVITSSKPLADFFEGCLTYTQDAKAVANWIMGELLAYLNSNNLDLSQVKITPQGLGEMIGLIAGGTISNKIAKTVFKEMLESGKLPAAIVEEKGLVQISDEGAIKGIVEAVVAANPQSVEDYKAGKQKAIGFLVGQVMKESKGKANPGLANKLLIEVLSN; encoded by the coding sequence ATGGGATTACTTATGTCTAAATACGAAACGGTCATCGGCTTAGAGGTTCACGTAGAACTTCATACCAACTCCAAAATCTTTTGCGGATGCTCCACTGAATTTGGAGCTCCGCCTAACACACATACCTGTCCTGTCTGCCTGGGTCACCCCGGCGTATTGCCAGTTCTTAACAAACAAGCGGTAGATTACGCTATGAAAGCAGCGATGGCGCTAAATTGTACCATTGGTGATGTTAGTAAATTCGACCGCAAGAACTATTTTTACCCGGATTCACCGAAAGCTTATCAGATTTCGCAGTTCGATCAACCTATCGGTTTGAACGGCTGGATCGACATTGAAGTGAATGGAGAAACGAAACGGATTGGTATTACTCGTCTTCATTTGGAAGAGGATGCGGGTAAGCTAACGCACGTAGATGGCGGTTTTGCATCGCTCGTCGATTTCAACCGGGTGGGAACACCGCTTATCGAAATCGTATCTGAGCCAGACTTGCGCTCGCCAGAGGAAGCTCGTGCTTATCTGGAGAAAATCCGTGCCATTATGCAATACTGCGACGTATCCGATGTCAAGATGGAAGAGGGATCGATGCGCTGTGATGCGAACATCAGTCTACGTCCAGAAGGACAAGAGGAATTCGGCATTAGAGCAGAGCTTAAGAACATGAACTCCTTCCGCGGTGTGCTGCGTGGACTGGAGTATGAACAATATCGTCAGGCTGAGATCCTGGATGATGGTGGAGTAGTTGTACAAGAGACTCGCCGCTGGGATGAAGCCCAAGGGAAAACTTTATCTATGCGTGGAAAAGAAGAAGCGCACGATTATCGTTATTTCCCAGATCCAGATCTGATCGTGCTGCATATTGACGATGCCTGGAAAGAATCCATTCGTTCGACGATCCCGGAACTACCGGATGCAAGACAAGCTCGCTACAGTGAAGAACTGGGTCTTACAGCTTATGATGCTGGCGTGATCACTTCCTCTAAACCGCTAGCGGACTTTTTCGAAGGATGCCTTACTTATACGCAGGATGCCAAGGCTGTAGCTAACTGGATCATGGGTGAGTTGCTTGCTTATTTGAACAGTAATAACCTGGACTTGTCTCAGGTCAAAATTACACCGCAAGGGCTCGGGGAAATGATCGGCCTCATTGCAGGTGGAACTATCAGCAACAAGATCGCTAAAACGGTATTTAAAGAAATGCTAGAGAGCGGTAAATTGCCTGCTGCAATCGTTGAGGAAAAAGGTCTGGTACAAATCAGCGATGAAGGTGCCATTAAAGGAATTGTGGAAGCTGTCGTAGCTGCCAATCCACAATCAGTGGAAGATTATAAAGCAGGTAAACAGAAAGCCATCGGTTTCCTCGTAGGACAAGTTATGAAAGAAAGTAAAGGTAAGGCAAATCCAGGTCTTGCGAATAAACTTCTGATCGAGGTATTGAGCAATTAA